One segment of Strix aluco isolate bStrAlu1 chromosome 4, bStrAlu1.hap1, whole genome shotgun sequence DNA contains the following:
- the RD3L gene encoding protein RD3-like translates to MPLFGWMKWSKNDSYKQTRYPGSEVVTKTLLRELKWHLKERERLVQEIENEQKVQKTGMDYNWLKNYQNPQATIPATEQRQLEVLCSQIQPCQTGTVLSRFREVLAENDVLPWEIVYIFKQVLKDFLTTIERENQPDQLVDAWNTNCSEHFSLHRHSSNRSDKDEIPTVSSYVDKTTQSMFPTFSHRIWNLPYYYPSS, encoded by the exons ATGCCACTTTTTGGCTGGATGAAGTGGTCAAAAAATGACTCCTACAAACAAACAAGATATCCTGGATCAGAAGTAGTTACAAAAACCCTACTGAGGGAATTGAAATGGCACCTGAAAGAGCGTGAAAGATTAGTGCAAGAGattgaaaatgaacaaaaagtccAGAAGACTGGCATGGATTACAACTGGCTGAAGAACTACCAAAACCCTCAAGCAACAATTCCAGCTACTGAGCAACGGCAGCTCGAAGTTCTGTGTTCACAAATCCAGCCTTGCCAAACAGGAACTGTTCTCAGCAG atTTCGTGAAGTTTTGGCAGAAAATGATGTTTTACCCTGGGAAATAGTCTACATATTCAAGcaagttttaaaagattttcttaCTACCATTGAGAGAGAAAACCAACCAGACCAGCTGGTAGATGCATGGAATACAAATTGCTCTGAACATTTCAGCCTGCACAGACACAGTTCTAACAGATCAGACAAAGATGAAATCCCCACAGTTTCAAGTTATGTCGACAAAACCACACAAAGCATGTTTCCCACCTTCTCTCATAGAATCTGGAATCTGCCCTATTACTACCCGTCAAGTTAA